Within Pirellulales bacterium, the genomic segment GCGCCAGCCGATCGCGTAAGTGCGTCAGGTCGCGGTCCAGTGTTAATTGCTCGACAACGCGGTGCGCGGCGTACAAGAGTGTCATGCCCGGAGCTTCGTACACGCCGCGGCTTTTCATGCCCACAAAGCGATTTTCGACCATGTCGATCCGCCCCACGCCGTTGCGGCCACCGATCTTGTTCAGCTCCGAAACGATCTCGAAGGCGTTCAACTTCTTGCCGTTCACCGAGATCGGCACGCCGGAATCGAAGCCGATCGTCACGGCCTCGGTTTTGTCGGGCGCCATCTGAGGCGAAACCGTCATGCCGAAATCGACCAACTCCACGCCATGGACGGTCAGGTCCTCGAGCCGTCCCGCCTCGTAACTGATGTGCAGGCAGTTTTCGTCCGAACTGTAGGGCTTGGCGATCGAGGCCTTCACCGGAATATTCTTCTGCTCGCAGAAAGCGATCATTTCCGTTCGGCCCGGGAAGCGCTGCCGGTATTTTTCGATCCGCCAGGGAGCAATCACCTTGACCGCCGGATCGAGCGCCTCGGCCGCGAGTTGGAAGCGGCATTGGTCGTTCCCCTTGCCCGTTGCTCCGTGCGCGTACGCGTCGGCGCCTACTTCGCGGGCCACGGCCAGGCAGACCTTCGAAATCAGCGGCCGCGCAATCGACGTGCCCAGCAGGTACACCCCTTCGTACTTGGCCTGCCATTGCAGGACCGGGAAGGCGAAGTCGCGGCACAACTCCTCGCGGGCGTCAACGATACGGGCCGACTTGGCCCCACACTTGCGCGCCTTCTCGAGCACGGCCTGGCGATCCTCGCATGGCTGTCCCAGGTCGACGTACACACAATGCACGTCGTACCCTTCTTCCTGCAGCCATCCGAGAATCACCGACGTATCAAGTCCGCCGGAGTACGCAAGCACGCAACTAGGCATAAATGTCTCTTCAGACTCGATTTACCGCGGGGGCCGGACCCCTGCGTCGACAAAGGGACGAGCAAAACACAAGGGGCCATTTTGCGATTCGGGGTTCCAAGTGACAAGTGCCCCCCATCGCCGGTGTCTGGCCATCGGAACATGCACGAGCACCACGGCCAGCGCCCGGCGCGCCGGCGTCGGGATTCGATCAAGGACACGGGTGAACCGTCGCCGGTTCGTCGGACCATGCGATCGCGCCGCGTTGCCCACGTGCTAGGCCCACATTTCGAGCGCCGGCGGTTCGTCCGCCAAGCGCCAGCGACGTCCCGCCGATACGGTCAATTCGGTGCTGGGATCGATCCCCAAGGCGTGAAAGATGGTCGCAGCCAGCCGCGCAGGCGAGATCGGACGTTCGCTCGGATAGGCGCCGTACTTGTCGGTGGCGCCGTAATAAGTGCCGCCAGGCAATCCCGCCCCGGCCAATAGAACGGTGAAGGCATTCGGCCAGTGATCGCGTCCTGCGCCGGAGTTCACTTTCGGAGTACGGCCGAATTCGCCCGCCACGACGACCAACGTCTCGTCCAGCATGCCGCGCTGGTGCAGTTCTTCGAGCAACGCCGCGATGGCGGCGTCGGCCGGCGGGAGGCGATGGTCTTTCAAGATATTGAAATTATCCTTGTGGCTGTCCCAGGTGCAGTTCGGCTCCAGGATGCTCGACATGCAATTCACGTGGACCAGGCCCACGCCCGCCTCAATCAATCGTCGCGCCAGCAAGGTCGACTGCCCCAGTTGCGTGCGACCGTATCGGTCGCGCAGCGTGGCAGGTTCGGCGGCAATGTCGAACGCCTGACGCGACGTTCCTCCGGCGAGCAGGTTGAAGGCTTGCGCGTGGCAGCCGTTGAAGTCGATAATGGATGGATCGCGGCGAAGATCGGCGCGCACCTCGTTCAACGAAGTCAGTAGCGCACGCC encodes:
- a CDS encoding DUF1501 domain-containing protein, which gives rise to MPRSDYAANIPRPTRRQALAFGTASLFGLSLADLLRGRLRANSRAPNEVSSFGRAKSCILIWLKGGPSHLDTFDLKPDAPVEIRGEFRPIDTVVPGMRFAEHLPRLARQADKLLVVRSMSHTDTGHPSGAYQMTTGREYPRAQNLADNSTREDHPHLGSSVAAVARPLCPAPPYVLVPQYLIVNGQFRSGQNAGALGRRFDPLVPGGDPNSEDFRPKDLGLAATVDREQILARRALLTSLNEVRADLRRDPSIIDFNGCHAQAFNLLAGGTSRQAFDIAAEPATLRDRYGRTQLGQSTLLARRLIEAGVGLVHVNCMSSILEPNCTWDSHKDNFNILKDHRLPPADAAIAALLEELHQRGMLDETLVVVAGEFGRTPKVNSGAGRDHWPNAFTVLLAGAGLPGGTYYGATDKYGAYPSERPISPARLAATIFHALGIDPSTELTVSAGRRWRLADEPPALEMWA
- a CDS encoding argininosuccinate synthase, producing the protein MPSCVLAYSGGLDTSVILGWLQEEGYDVHCVYVDLGQPCEDRQAVLEKARKCGAKSARIVDAREELCRDFAFPVLQWQAKYEGVYLLGTSIARPLISKVCLAVAREVGADAYAHGATGKGNDQCRFQLAAEALDPAVKVIAPWRIEKYRQRFPGRTEMIAFCEQKNIPVKASIAKPYSSDENCLHISYEAGRLEDLTVHGVELVDFGMTVSPQMAPDKTEAVTIGFDSGVPISVNGKKLNAFEIVSELNKIGGRNGVGRIDMVENRFVGMKSRGVYEAPGMTLLYAAHRVVEQLTLDRDLTHLRDRLAPEVAEMVYYGFWYHAKFDALLAFIRQAQRPVTGEATLSLYKGNIDVASRTSPRSLYDEGIASMEGGGSYNQTDAEGFLRIQGLPLRVQGRVNPRR